The Pagrus major chromosome 17, Pma_NU_1.0 genome includes a region encoding these proteins:
- the cxcr3.2 gene encoding C-X-C chemokine receptor type 3-2 has product MDQVTPTMDDYWFYDYENYTVPADQSKTHAKPCLQEDIYSFAQMYSPVVYSLVFVLAVVGNVLVLCVIRRYRNSQSGGACAFSLTDTFLLHLAISDLLLAFTLPLFAVQWAHEWVFGLAVCKLSGALFSLNRYSGILFLACISFDRYLAIVHAVSSSWKRKTCHAQVACALIWVCCLGLSVVDITFKQVVKPDTIGHHSAHLCQVWFTENSTQWLVGLQLVSVILGFVLPLLVMLYCYIRIFRSLCNATRRQKRKSLRLIISLVSVFVICWAPFNGFQLADSLEKLGVVTGGCQFGRVVDIGHVITESVGLSHCALNPVLYGFVGVKFRRELARMCKGLLGQRGMLAREGWSRRRLRKSTGSFSSAEIENTSYSVMV; this is encoded by the exons atggaTCAAGTGACCCCAACCATGGATGATTACTGG TTCTATGACTATGAAAATTACACCGTGCCCGCTGACCAGAGCAAGACTCATGCAAAACCATGCTTGCAGGAGGACATCTACAGTTTTGCACAGATGTACTCTCCAGTTGTGTACAGCCTGGTGTTCGTCCTGGCCGTCGTGGGCAACGTGTTGGTGCTTTGTGTGATCCGACGCTACCGAAACTCACAGAGCGGGGGAGCCTGCGCCTTCTCTCTGACGGACACCTTCCTCCTTCACCTGGCCATTTCTGACCTCCTGCTGGCCTTCACCCTGCCTCTGTTCGCCGTGCAGTGGGCTCACGAGTGGGTGTTCGGCCTGGCTGTTTGCAAGCTCTCCGGTGCCCTCTTCTCCCTGAACCGCTACAGTGGAATCCTTTTCCTGGCCTGCATCAGCTTCGACCGGTACCTGGCCATCGTTCACGCCGTCAGCTCCAGCTGGAAGCGCAAAACCTGCCATGCCCAGGTTGCGTGCGCCCTCATCTGGGTGTGCTGCCTTGGCCTGAGCGTGGTGGACATTACATTCAAACAAGTAGTGAAGCCGGACACTATAGGCCATCATTCGGCGCACCTGTGCCAGGTGTGGTTCACTGAGAACTCCACACAGTGGCTGGTGGGGCTGCAGCTCGTCAGTGTGATTCTGGGTTTTGtgctccccctgctggtcatGCTCTACTGCTACATCCGCATCTTCAGGTCTCTCTGCAATGCCACTCGTCGCCAAAAGCGCAAGTCTCTCCGCCTCATCATCTCCTTAGTGTCCGTGTTTGTCATCTGCTGGGCGCCGTTCAACGGCTTCCAGCTGGCAGATAGTCTGGAAAAGCTTGGCGTGGTGACTGGAGGCTGCCAGTTTGGCCGTGTGGTGGACATCGGGCATGTGATCACTGAGAGCGTGGGGCTGTCGCACTGCGCCCTGAACCCAGTGCTGTACGGCTTTGTCGGGGTGAAGTTCAGGAGGGAGCTGGCCAGAATGTGCAAGGGGCTGCTGGGACAGAGGGGGATGCTGGCGAGGGAGgggtggagcaggaggaggctcAGGAAATCCACTGGATCTTTCAGCTCTGCAGAGATCGAGAACACATCCTATTCTGTCATGGTGTGA
- the LOC141012487 gene encoding C-X-C chemokine receptor type 3-like, translating into MMNMEVDLDGIFRENGTIDYDEDYVYEDDETRAIAWVLMPVLYSVQMVIGLLGNGLLLAVLAQNRRSWSMSDTFILHLSVADVLLLLVTLPIWAAQADQRCEWCFNDFLCKISGAVFNINFYCGIFMLVCISLDCYLSVIHATQLYSQKRPRLAHISCFLVWLGSLILSIADSIFTVGKKDHEKMCVHKYFVSRLGHHTLGFLLPAAALIICCSFILLRLQRSSKGLQKQRAVMVILHLVGVFFLCWMPYNITLIVDTVRRSSKEADDGTPESSLRTALTVTSVFGCVHACLRPLLYLGLCQNFRKRILALLRCAPAKSVGSLWELGVGEEVLPDQNHEVGESEPMSVDHQVQSTQC; encoded by the exons ATG ATGAACATGGAAGTGGACCTCGATGGAATATTTCGCGAAAATGGAACCATCGACTACGATGAGGACTATGTGTATGAAGACGATGAGACAAGAGCCATCGCATGGGTGTTGATGCCAGTTCTGTACTCAGTGCAGATGGTTATAGGTCTGCTGGGGAATGGACTGCTCCTGGCCGTTCTGGCTCAGAACAGGCGATCCTGGAGTATGTCAGACACCTTCATCCTCCACCTGAGTGTCGCAgacgtcctgctgctgctggtgacgCTGCCCATCTGGGCTGCACAGGCAGATCAACGCTGTGAATGGTGCTTCAACGATTTTCTGTGCAAAATTAGTGgagctgtttttaat ATCAACTTCTACTGTGGGATATTTATGCTGGTTTGCATCAGCCTGGATTGCTACCTGTCCGTCATCCACGCCACCCAGCTGTACTCCCAGAAGAGGCCCAGGTTAGCTCATATCAGCTGCTTTCTGGTCTGGCTCGGCTCCCTGATCCTCTCCATCGCTGACTCGATTTTCACTGTGGGCAAAAAAGATcatgagaaaatgtgtgttcatAAATACTTTGTGTCACGCCTGGGCCACCACACACTGGGCTTCCTGCTGCCTGCAGCCGCCCTCATCATCTGCTGCTCCTTTATACTGCTACGTCTGCAGCGCAGCTCTAAAGGCCTCCAGAAGCAGAGGGCCGTCATGGTCATCCTCCACCTGGTGGGggtcttcttcctctgctggaTGCCATACAACATCACACTCATTGTGGACACAGTCAGGCGCAGCTCGAAGGAAGCTGATGATGGAACTCCTGAAAGTTCCCTGAGGACAGCTCTGACGGTCACATCTGTGTTTGGCTGCGTTCATGCCTGCCTCAGGCCTCTGCTCTATCTCGGGCTGTGCCAAAACTTCAGGAAACGGATTTTGGCCCTGCTGAGATGTGCTCCAGCCAAATCTGTGGGCTCACTGTGGGAGTTGGGTGTGGGTGAGGAAGTCCTGCCTGACCAAAATCATGAGGTGGGAGAGAGCGAGCCGATGAGTGTTGACCATCAGGTGCAGTCAACTCAGTGCTGA
- the cxcr3.1 gene encoding C-X-C chemokine receptor type 3.1, producing the protein MANSFSFSPDDLIGLDDLYDNESGEYLPDDCCDRGDICDLAEGMLFEAMFIPVLYSMAFVVGVLGNGLLLGVLFQSRRTWSVTDTFILHLGVADVLLLVTLPLWAAQARQAHGWNFGTPLCKITGAVFTINFYCGIFLLACISLDRYLSIVHATQMYSRRNPWVVHISCLAVWLFSLFLSIPDWIFLEALTDERRLKTECVPNYLKFDNLPDDALEVSRSVHDWRLASRLLYHIVGFLLPSAVLIFCYSCILRQLRCGSQGLQKQKAFRVIVAVVAVFFLCWTPYNITLMVDTLNSGSNNETCGVRSSLEKARLITSSIGYLHCSLNPILYAFVGVKFRRQLMNILRSLGCKMKTIHQTSRRSSIWSESGDTSNSIAV; encoded by the exons ATGGCCaacagtttttcattttccccGGATGACCTTATCGGTTTGGATGATTTATACGACAATGAGTCTGGTGAATACTTGCCTGACGATTGCTGTGATCGGGGTGATATATGCGACCTGGCAGAGGGCATGCTTTTCGAGGCCATGTTCATCCCAGTTCTGTACTCGATGGCCTTTGTTGTGGGTGTCCTGGGGAACGGGCTCCTGCTGGGAGTTCTGTTTCAGAGCAGGAGGACTTGGAGTGTGACAGACACCTTCATCCTCCATCTGGGTGTGGCAGATGTCCTGCTGCTGGTGACGCTGCCCCTATGGGCTGCACAGGCCCGTCAAGCTCATGGATGGAACTTTGGCACCCCTCTGTGCAAGATCACTGGCGCTGTTTTTACG ATCAACTTCTACTGTGGGATCTTCCTCCTGGCCTGTATCAGTCTGGACCGCTACCTGTCCATCGTCCACGCCACCCAGATGTACTCCCGCAGAAACCCCTGGGTTGTTCACATCAGCTGCTTGGCAGTGTGGCTCTTCTCCCTGTTCCTCTCCATCCCTGACTGGATCTTTTTGGAGGCTCTGACGGATGAAAGAAGGCTAAAAACAGAGTGTGTTCCCAACTACTTAAAGTTTGATAATCTGCCAGATGATGCACTCGAGGTCAGTAGGTCGGTGCATGACTGGCGGCTGGCGTCACGCCTCCTCTACCACATAGTGGGCTTCCTGCTGCCTTCAGCTGTCCTGATCTTCTGCTACTCCTGCATCCTGCGGCAGCTGCGGTGCGGCTCCCAGGGCCTCCAGAAGCAGAAGGCTTTCAGGGTCATCGTGGCCGTGGTGGCggttttctttctctgctggACGCCGTACAACATCACCCTCATGGTGGACACACTTAATTCTGGCAGCAACAACGAGACCTGTGGAGTCAGATCATCTCTGGAGAAAGCCAGGCTAATCACCTCCTCCATAGGTTACCTCCACTGCAGCCTCAATCCCATCCTGTACGCCTTTGTGGGCGTGAAGTTCCGGCGTCAGCTCATGAACATCCTGAGGTCACTGGGCTGCAAGATGAAGACAATCCACCAAACCAGCAGGAGGAGCTCCATTTGGTCCGAGTCTGGTGACACCTCCAACTCCATTGCAGTCTGA